AGCGGCACCGGCTTCGTCACGCTCTCGCTCGCGAAGTCTCAGCAGAATGTCAAAGCGATACTGAAAGGACATCCGTATCCCTGTTTGGCTTTGTCAGTGTTTCAAGCGTCGCAATGGTACCGACGATGTCATGTCCCGGCGGCCAGTTTCATTAGCATTTGGGTGGTGGTTTTCAGCGGTGTTGCGTCCTGGGCCTGCTGGATCAGAAAGCTGCGAATCGGATCGCGACGTGCGATCGCCGCGTCGACCTTGGGATCGGCACCCTGCTTGTAGGCACCGATGGAAATCAAATCCGCGTTCTTGCGATATTCCGCCATCAACCGGCGGACACCGGAGACCGCTTGCAGGGTTTTCGCATCCAGCAATTCCGGTTGCAGCCGGCTAAGACTTTGCAGCACATCGATCGGTGGATAGTGCGCTTCCTCGGTCAACGCACGATTCAGCACAATGTGTCCATCCAACAATCCCCGAAGCGCATCGGCGATCGGTTCGTTGTTGTCGTCGCCTTCGACCAACACGGTGTAAAACGCCGTGATCGATCCGGCGGTCGTTCGGCCGGCCCGTTCGACCAATCGCGGCAAGCTGTTGAAAACGCTGGGCGGATATCCACGTGTCGTCGGCGGTTCTCCGGCGGCCAAACCTAGTTCGCGTCCCGCCATCGCGAAACGTGTCACGCTGTCCAGCAGCAACAAGACATTGTGTCCGGCGTCGCGAAAGCTTTCGGCGACTGCGGTGGCGGTCCATGCCGCGGCCACCCGCTGGGTCGCCACACGATCGCTGGTTGCCACAACGACCACGCTGCGTGCCAGCCCGGCGGGCCCCAAACAACGCGTGATGAAGTCCTGCACCTCGCGGCCCCGTTCGCCGACCATGCCGATCACGATTCGATCCGCGGCGGAATTGCGAGCTAACATGCCCAACAACGTGCTCTTGCCGACACCGCTGCCGGCGAAGATGCCCAAACGTTGCCCCAGTCCACACGTCAACATTCCGTCGATTGCGCGCACACCGGTTTGCATCGGAGTATCGATCGGAGGCCGTTCCAAGGACGACGGCGGTTGTCGATCGGTATCGATCGGAATCAAGTCGTCCGGCAACGGCTTGCCGTCAATCGGGTTGCCGAACGCATCGAGCACACGGCCACACAATGAATCGCCGACGCGAACCTTCAGCGACGTGTCCAACAGCCGCACGGGATCGCCGGCGGCAATCGCCCCCAGCGTTTCCAAAGGTGCCAGCAGCGGACGCACCCCGCGAAACCCGACCACTTTCGCAAGCGATCCGGCGCCCACGCCCGGCCCCGCATGGTGTTCCGGTGCCGTCGATGGGGCGTAAGACTGTCGATCAAAGTTCAGTTGACAAATCGCGCCAAGGGGCGCGGTCATGCCTTTGACTTCGATCGTTTCCCCGGTGATCGCCGCAACACTGCCACGAACCTCGTGGGGAAGCGATTGACGCACCATCGACGCATAGGCATCGGGATCCGGCAGCACAGGGATTTGCATGGTCGCCGTCGTCATTGCAGCAACTCCGCCAATCGATCCAGTTGTGCCGTCAAACCGGCCCGGATTTCACCGCCACTTTGTCGAATCACAACGTCCGACATCGAAAGGCTTTCATCGGGCACCACCGTCGTGCGTTCGGGCAAATCTGATTGGGCGACCAGTTCATCCAGTTGTTGTCCAAGTTCGGCCAACAGTTCGGGATGCACCGCGACGGTCAGATCAGTTGCGGCACGCGTTTTCGATAACGCTTCGGCGGTCCAGCGCAACAAGATCTCCTTTTCGCTGTCGACTCGCGCGACGACGATCTTTTCGATGGCGGCCAGGATGGTTTGCTGCAGCACCGATGCGTACTGCTGCATCCATTCCTGATAGGTCTGTTGCAGTTCGCTGGTCGCCTTTTTCATCGCGGCAACCTGCTGTGTGGCCAAAGCCGACGCCTCCTTCTTCACGCGGGCGTCGATATCCTTTTCTGCCTGTTGCAAGCCTTCGGCGTGGCCGTCCTGGCGTGCCTGCTGCAGGACCTGTTCGGCTTGGACTTTCGCCTGCCGCAAGACGTTTTGTGCTTCCGTCTTGGCGTGTTCCAATTGTGCCAATCCCTGACCGGCCAAGTCATCCAAATTGAATCCGGCCAGGCTGGACGCCTTCCGCGCCGCCGACGCGGCCTCTTGTTCGGACTTGGATTTCAGAACGAATGCCATGACGCCTCAGGAATCTTTCGATGTTTGGATTGCTGGTGTTCTTGATGGTTGTGCGAGCCCAATGAATACGAGCCCAACGAATTCTTCGTCGACTCGATCGATCAGGCGGCTGCGGCCACCGCGGTGGGCATCAGAGCAGCCACACGCTGCTTGGCTTGGTCGATATCCGAAATTTTTAGCGGCCCCAAGTTCGCCAAAGCCCGACGCGTTTCTTTCTGCGCCGCCTTGGGCAGCATCGCGATCGCACGATCCGCTTGCTTGCGTGAAATGCCACACAACGTCAACAGGGCGTCACGTGTTTCGACCTTTCCCAAAGCTTGGCACAACGCCGCGGGCGACGATCGTTCCAGCATTTGATGGATCTGCTGTGTCATCGCGTCGTCGACGGGCTTGCCCCCCGCAGACGACTCCGGTGCATCCACCTGTTTCCCCGAAAGCGGGATCGTCATCGGCGTCCCATTCGTCGAAGGCGCGGTCGTCGATGATGACGGTTTGGGTTGGGACGGCGGGACCGCGGGTGTCGATGCATCCGGGGAATCGATCCGTGACCGTGAAGTGGCCGGATCGTCGCCAGGCATTGGCATTCGCGCCATGATCTGCCGCAGGGCACTGGCCCCGCCCGATGATTGGGCGGGCAATTCGATGTCCAAACACTTTGCCCGCAACATTTCGGAAACTTCGTTCAACGTTTCCGGTTCGATCGATTCCAGTCGGCCGATCCGGCGCACAACGTCGCGTCGACTGGATGAATCCATACGGGACAACAGCTTGGCGGCTTTCTCCGGTTCGATGCTGGCCAGCACGATTGCGGCGATCTGCGGGTGCTCGCTTTCCAGGATTCGCGTCAGTTCGACGTCGGGTACCGAATCCAAGAATCCCAGTGGATGATTCCGCTTCGGTGTCGCCTGGGGCGCGGCGGTTATCGGATCCACCGAACCGGTGGTGGAAACTTGAAACTCGTCATCGACGATAGGTGCATCGACACGATTTTGAATCGACCCGGAAAACGCCTGCAACGCACGTTTGCGTTCCATCGGATCGACGTCGGCCAGTCCCGTCATCGTGCGTCGCAATTGCGTCCGCTGAGTGTCGCTCATCTGCGACATCAATCGGTTGGCCAACGGTCCAGGCAGACTGCTCATCACGATCGCAACGCGTCGCAAGGACACTTCGCGATTCTGTGCGGCCTGTCGCCCGGCATTCATCCTGAAAGCCTTTCCTTGGGTGGGGAATCCGTGACGGTTTCACGACGCCGTCGAACATCGCTTTTAGCGTTCGGCGTCGACCGGGGCTAGATCGCTTCGGGCGGTTTGCCTGACCTCGCGAGATTCGCGGATCATGCGTCGCAGGACCTAGGCGGCTTCGCCCACCCAGCCGCGGATAACGTTGGCGGCGACCTCGGGATTCGATTCGACCAAGTTGACCAGTTCATCCTGTAGCGAACCGCCGGTGATGGTCATCTTTTCGCCATCCTCGGGTTTCTTTTCTTCGGGCGCCGGCGGTGCGGGCAGTTCCAAACCAAAGCCCTCGGTAAATTCCGCCGGTGTGTCCTTGCCGCCACCGGAAACAGCGGATCGTGCGACGAGCAGGGCAAACACACCCAACAGCAACAGTGCGATGTTTTTCCAGGAATCGGCCAACCATGTCAGCGCCTGGCCGACCGTGTCCGCTTCCTCCACCACGGGGGTTCGCAAGTCGGGCATGTCGACGACGGTGACCAGCGGTCGTGCGTCTTCGCCGGCGGCGACTTGCGGCAACATCGGCGTGACCAGCCCCTGAATTTCTTTCTCGATCGTGTCCCGCAACACGTTCAGATCGGCCGTCGTGGCTTTGGGCAGCTCGTCGACCGGCGTGTCCGGGTTGTCCCGCATCTGTTGGTCCAGCCAGTATTTGTCGTAATAGCTGGTGGGCAGCGTGATCGTGGCCGTCACCCGCGTGGGCAGCAGCCCCAGAGTCCGTGACTTTTCAAAGGTCTGGCCGACCACGCGATCACTTTCTTTCGTGTCGTCGCTCATCGTGGACGTTTGTGCCAAGTCTTCCAAGTTTCGCGCGCGATTGCCGATCGCGTTGGGTTCGGTCCCCGGAACGCCACCGACCAGCGGCCGATTGGATTGCTGCGAAATCTTGCGTGTCTTTTCGCTGACCGTCGTCGGCTGGGCGTCGTACTGGACACGGGTCTGTTCGGTGTCCAGCGTCGAATCAATTTCCGCGTTGACTTCGACGACCACGCCTTCGATGTACGACAACTGTTTCATGATCTGGCGACGCGTGGCTTCTTCGACTTCGCGTTCACGACGAATCCACGGGTCTTCTTCATCGGCCAAAGATGACGAATCGGGTGAATTCACGTCGGTCACGTTGACATCATTGACGTCCAGGCCGAACGCCTTGGCCACGTATTCCCGAATCGTGTTGACCCGTCCGCGTTCCAGCGGCAGCGAACCTTCGGGGGTGATCATGACGGCGGCGGATTCGTCGCGTTTGGCCTGGAACGGCCGCCGTTCACCCTGGGTGTAGGTCACCACGGCGAAACGAATGTCATGCATTTGTTCCAGACTGCGGGCGATGTCCTGCTGTTTTCCGACCATCAACTTGGTCCGCACCATGACATCGGAATCAAACGGTCCGGCCGAATCCATCATGGCTTCCAGGTTGCTGCGCAGCCCTGGTGGCAGGCTGGCCGCGTCTTCCAGTGCGGCCAGGAATTGCGGCCTCTGCGACGCAGGCACACGCACACGACGGCCTTCGGTACGCCATCCGCTAAGCTGTGCCTGTCCAAACGCGACGTCCATCGCGTTCAGCTCCGATTCGGTGTGCACCGTGTCACCGAACAGGTACACCGTTTCGTCGGTGGTGCCGCCCTTGACCAAGAACGCAAGACTGACGGCGATCGCCGTCACCAACAGCACCGCGATGACGCGGGACTGCATCGGCATGGCCAGAAAAACCTGGCGAGCCTGATCGTAAAGGTCACGAAAAAATGGCACGGGATTGAATGACTAAGAAAACGAACAGGTGATTGAATCGGAGCAGGCTTTCACCCGCGATGTCGATGACGTTTAGATTTGGATCTGCTGAACTTCGCGATAGGCTTCCATCAATTTGTTCCGGACCTGCAACAGCATGCGGAACGCCAAATCAGCCTTTTGAACGCTGGTCAAAACCTCCGCTTCGTTCACATCACCGCCGGTCAGCAATTGGTGAACGTTGTCGTCGGCGGTCAGCTGCATTTGGTTGACTTCGCTGACCTTTTCCCCCAACAACTCGGCGAACGACCCCATCGATTCGCTCGGTCGCGCCGGCGCGGCACCCATCGGATTGGGCGGCGGGGTCGGCGGTCGCAGCGATGGGATCGCGGGCATGACGGGCAAGAAAACCTAAGGGAACAAGGGAACGAGACGCGGACAAAACGTTCAGGCCAGGATGGTCAGTCGTTCGCGGCCCATGTTCTTGGAAATTTCGATCACCCCGACGTTGGCTTCGTACGCCCGCGTGGTTTCCAACGCGTCGACCATCTGAGTCGTCAGATCAATGTTGGGATACGCGACATAGCCCTTCCATTTGCCGTCTTGAATCGCCAGCGGATGATTGGGCTGATACCGGTACTGGGGCCCCGATTGGTCCTGCAGGATTTCTTTGACCTTGACGCCCGCAACCCCCTGGTCGTCACTGACGGTCGTGTCGGTTTGAAACACGACTTGGCGAGCCTTGTAGGGATTGGCCGCGCCGGTTTCGTCGGTCAGCGATGACATGTTGGCGATGTTGCCCGAGATCGCATTGAGCCGAGTACGCTGGGCGACCAGCGCCGATGTGCTGATGTCCAATGAACTGATCATGAAAGCTTCCTGGTCAATGGGGACGAAACACGGGGGATCATGTGGCGCGTTCGGTGATCGCG
The Crateriforma spongiae DNA segment above includes these coding regions:
- a CDS encoding FliI/YscN family ATPase encodes the protein MTTATMQIPVLPDPDAYASMVRQSLPHEVRGSVAAITGETIEVKGMTAPLGAICQLNFDRQSYAPSTAPEHHAGPGVGAGSLAKVVGFRGVRPLLAPLETLGAIAAGDPVRLLDTSLKVRVGDSLCGRVLDAFGNPIDGKPLPDDLIPIDTDRQPPSSLERPPIDTPMQTGVRAIDGMLTCGLGQRLGIFAGSGVGKSTLLGMLARNSAADRIVIGMVGERGREVQDFITRCLGPAGLARSVVVVATSDRVATQRVAAAWTATAVAESFRDAGHNVLLLLDSVTRFAMAGRELGLAAGEPPTTRGYPPSVFNSLPRLVERAGRTTAGSITAFYTVLVEGDDNNEPIADALRGLLDGHIVLNRALTEEAHYPPIDVLQSLSRLQPELLDAKTLQAVSGVRRLMAEYRKNADLISIGAYKQGADPKVDAAIARRDPIRSFLIQQAQDATPLKTTTQMLMKLAAGT
- a CDS encoding FliH/SctL family protein produces the protein MAFVLKSKSEQEAASAARKASSLAGFNLDDLAGQGLAQLEHAKTEAQNVLRQAKVQAEQVLQQARQDGHAEGLQQAEKDIDARVKKEASALATQQVAAMKKATSELQQTYQEWMQQYASVLQQTILAAIEKIVVARVDSEKEILLRWTAEALSKTRAATDLTVAVHPELLAELGQQLDELVAQSDLPERTTVVPDESLSMSDVVIRQSGGEIRAGLTAQLDRLAELLQ
- a CDS encoding FliG C-terminal domain-containing protein, coding for MNAGRQAAQNREVSLRRVAIVMSSLPGPLANRLMSQMSDTQRTQLRRTMTGLADVDPMERKRALQAFSGSIQNRVDAPIVDDEFQVSTTGSVDPITAAPQATPKRNHPLGFLDSVPDVELTRILESEHPQIAAIVLASIEPEKAAKLLSRMDSSSRRDVVRRIGRLESIEPETLNEVSEMLRAKCLDIELPAQSSGGASALRQIMARMPMPGDDPATSRSRIDSPDASTPAVPPSQPKPSSSTTAPSTNGTPMTIPLSGKQVDAPESSAGGKPVDDAMTQQIHQMLERSSPAALCQALGKVETRDALLTLCGISRKQADRAIAMLPKAAQKETRRALANLGPLKISDIDQAKQRVAALMPTAVAAAA
- a CDS encoding beta-cystathionase encodes the protein MPFFRDLYDQARQVFLAMPMQSRVIAVLLVTAIAVSLAFLVKGGTTDETVYLFGDTVHTESELNAMDVAFGQAQLSGWRTEGRRVRVPASQRPQFLAALEDAASLPPGLRSNLEAMMDSAGPFDSDVMVRTKLMVGKQQDIARSLEQMHDIRFAVVTYTQGERRPFQAKRDESAAVMITPEGSLPLERGRVNTIREYVAKAFGLDVNDVNVTDVNSPDSSSLADEEDPWIRREREVEEATRRQIMKQLSYIEGVVVEVNAEIDSTLDTEQTRVQYDAQPTTVSEKTRKISQQSNRPLVGGVPGTEPNAIGNRARNLEDLAQTSTMSDDTKESDRVVGQTFEKSRTLGLLPTRVTATITLPTSYYDKYWLDQQMRDNPDTPVDELPKATTADLNVLRDTIEKEIQGLVTPMLPQVAAGEDARPLVTVVDMPDLRTPVVEEADTVGQALTWLADSWKNIALLLLGVFALLVARSAVSGGGKDTPAEFTEGFGLELPAPPAPEEKKPEDGEKMTITGGSLQDELVNLVESNPEVAANVIRGWVGEAA
- the fliE gene encoding flagellar hook-basal body complex protein FliE, with product MPAIPSLRPPTPPPNPMGAAPARPSESMGSFAELLGEKVSEVNQMQLTADDNVHQLLTGGDVNEAEVLTSVQKADLAFRMLLQVRNKLMEAYREVQQIQI
- the flgC gene encoding flagellar basal body rod protein FlgC; this translates as MISSLDISTSALVAQRTRLNAISGNIANMSSLTDETGAANPYKARQVVFQTDTTVSDDQGVAGVKVKEILQDQSGPQYRYQPNHPLAIQDGKWKGYVAYPNIDLTTQMVDALETTRAYEANVGVIEISKNMGRERLTILA